In the genome of Flavobacterium panacagri, one region contains:
- a CDS encoding molybdopterin molybdotransferase MoeA: MIEVKEALEIVAANSSNMPKQKIAVHKALGYVLAETIYSPIAMPPFRQSAMDGYAFIHSGRHQFDIIGISQAGDHLKVKLKENEAVRIFTGAHVPKNADTVVMQEDVMANDDSILIAKMPEPFANVRNKGEQINEEDVVFDANTVITPAAIGFLACLGITEIQVYKKPKVAILVTGNELVEPGKKLKKGKIYESNSIMLQAALQTIGIKNAKVFRVKDSLKETKNVLKDLLKKNDIILISGGISVGDYDFVKEALLENGVEELFYKINQKPGKPMFFGSKKNTLVFALPGNPASSLTNFYIYVYPAVKNLMGFSNTHLPKITRKLNDDIENTTGKTLFLKALYDETSVTILDGQASSMLNSFAIANGLVIVEQDCEKMKKGSLVTILPID; the protein is encoded by the coding sequence ATGATTGAAGTTAAAGAAGCCTTAGAAATTGTTGCAGCGAACAGCTCAAATATGCCCAAACAGAAAATAGCAGTGCATAAAGCACTTGGTTATGTTCTTGCAGAAACAATTTATTCGCCCATTGCTATGCCTCCGTTTCGTCAATCTGCAATGGATGGATATGCTTTTATTCATTCGGGGAGACATCAATTTGATATCATTGGCATTTCTCAGGCTGGAGATCATTTAAAAGTAAAACTAAAAGAAAATGAAGCTGTCCGCATCTTTACAGGTGCTCATGTTCCTAAAAATGCAGATACTGTGGTAATGCAAGAAGATGTTATGGCAAATGACGATTCTATTTTGATTGCCAAAATGCCTGAGCCATTTGCAAATGTTAGAAATAAAGGGGAACAGATTAATGAAGAAGATGTTGTTTTTGATGCTAATACAGTAATTACACCGGCAGCAATTGGTTTTTTAGCTTGTTTAGGAATTACAGAAATACAAGTATATAAAAAGCCTAAAGTTGCCATTTTGGTTACAGGAAACGAATTGGTAGAGCCAGGAAAAAAGCTAAAAAAGGGAAAAATTTACGAGAGTAATTCTATTATGCTTCAGGCGGCTTTACAGACAATAGGAATAAAGAATGCAAAGGTTTTTAGAGTAAAAGACAGTCTGAAAGAAACGAAAAATGTTTTGAAAGATCTTTTAAAAAAGAATGATATAATATTAATTTCTGGCGGAATTTCAGTTGGAGATTATGATTTTGTAAAAGAAGCTTTGTTAGAAAATGGAGTAGAGGAACTTTTTTATAAAATAAATCAAAAACCGGGAAAGCCAATGTTTTTTGGTTCTAAAAAGAATACTTTGGTATTTGCGCTTCCAGGAAATCCGGCTTCATCATTAACGAACTTCTATATTTATGTTTATCCAGCAGTAAAAAATCTGATGGGTTTTTCAAACACTCATCTTCCAAAAATCACAAGAAAGCTGAATGATGATATCGAAAATACAACTGGCAAGACATTATTTCTAAAAGCATTGTATGATGAAACAAGCGTTACGATTTTAGACGGTCAAGCTTCGTCAATGTTAAATTCTTTTGCTATCGCCAATGGTTTAGTGATTGTAGAACAGGATTGCGAAAAGATGAAAAAAGGAAGTTTAGTAACGATTCTTCCGATTGATTAG